The Chionomys nivalis chromosome 1, mChiNiv1.1, whole genome shotgun sequence sequence TCCTGACTCTCTGTACCTTACCAGCTTTACCTTCCCCTCCTCGACCCAAATTCTCCAATCACTCATCAGCAATACTTCTTTAAAATAGGATTTCACAtttagtgtgtgcacatgagtgtgtgtgtgtggtgacatgtgtgcgtgcatgagggcatgtgtgcatgtgtgagcgtgTGGGCGTGTGGACCATGGTGCCCAGGTGGAGGTGAAAGGACCTGCTTGAAAGAGTCTGTTGTTTTGGCATTACAACAGACTGAGGCTACAAGGAATGATgtatcacactgtgaaccctacTTTATGAAAAAGCCCATGTCATCCAGCGGCCCTCCATGGGAACATGTGAGAAtcaccaaaaaaaataataaaaaatctccAAGTGATTTTCCAAGCTGGGTCATATGCAGTGTCTCTGGCAATTTAACAGTCTCCCAGTAGGCCAAGACGGTGTCAGAGCCTTGCTGGTTCCAATTCTTACTTCTCTGgctaataaataaattactttggATTTTTTCTTGATTTGGTTCATAAAGGATGGTTCAGTGTGGCCCCGGGACCACCCTATTCTTTGGGGCAAGGGTCACAAttctgacttctctctctctgccttcagcTGTTGTCTGCCCCTAACTGAGGCTCCTTGGACCCACTGCTCCTCCTTCAGCTGCTCTTTCCAGGCCTCTAACTGCCTCTTTATAGAGTCCAGCTTGTGATATTCCTGGACTTGCTTCGCCAGTTTCTCCTGTAACTTCTGGTACGCTCTCTGGACACTAAAGCAAAACTCGGAATTCACCTTCCTGGCTGTGGACTCCAGGGCCCGGGCCTTGTCCTTAACCTCCTTGGTGCCGCCCTTCCCCATCTGCAGCCATTTTAGTTCCTGCAGCTGTCTGTCTAGGAATGTCTTTCTCTGCAGGAACTGTAGGTGTGCCTGGCGGTCCTTTATCGCTGTCTCTGTTTTCAtgctctccagctccttctgcaAGGCCTGCATTTTCATCTCCTGGTTCTCCTTTATTTCGTTAATATGAGTCAGCAACTGAGCCTGCTGCCTCAGCAGGGACTGGGTGTTTTTTCCCTGCAGGAGCTGCGCCTGAAGGTCTGCATTTTGTCGGGCAAACCTGGATGCCAGTTCCAGCTTCCTTTGCTTCAGCTCGCCGCTTTCCTGGAAATACTGATTCCACAGGTCCTCGTGCTTCTTTTTACActgatcattttgttttcttaggaATTTCAGAAAGTAGTTGTTCTCCGTCTCTAGATAGAACGCCTCCTGCTGCAGCAGCCTGCTGTCTTGCAGCAGCTGCTCCTGATGGAGCTGAGCCTCTTCTATATTCTTGCTCAGCTTCTCCAGTGCTTCCACTGTccttctttttactttgttttccaattttgttagCCTCTCTGGCTTGAAAAATTCATTTAGTATAGTAAGATACATTGATGGTTGGGGAGAGTCTTTGGGGCTCTGGGCAAGCCtggaggaagaacaaaggaaacattcctttatcagttcttttttttaaaatagatttatttatttatttatacagtatcttgcctgtaggccagaaaagggcaccagatctcattataggtggttgtgagccaccatgtggttgttgggaattgaactcaggacctctggaagaactgtcggtgctcttaaccactgagccatctctccagcccctcctttatCAGTTCTCAGGCACAATTGAGAAAAcaataaccaaaaccaaacccagaCCACTGTATTATCgtactcttttcttttctttttcggagacagggtttctctaacagcccaggctggcctagaactctttgtagaccacgctggccttgaactcccagagatccacctgcatctgcctcccaagtgctgggattaaaggtgtgcaccgcaaCTGTACTGTATTgtattcttacaaaaaaaaaaatcgtttGGATTCCCATCATGCTCCAGACAAGGTTAGTCTTGGTTAGACTTCTATCAATTTGACACGTGCAAGAGcgatctgggaggaggaactaCACTGAGAAATGACTCCACCAGATGGTCTGTAGAAATCTatagtaattaaaattaattactaaTGTGGGTGGCCCCAACTCATGGAGGTAAGAAGgtacccctaggcaggtggtcttgAATTGACTAAAAAAGCAGGCTAAGTAAGTCAATAAACAGTGTATCTtcacagcttctgcttcagttcctggctcCGGGTTCCTTCATTGTGTTCCCaccctgacttcttttgatgatgaactgtgatagagaaatataagaagaaataaacccttcccttcttctcttctctcccctcccctccctcccttcccagtcTTGCTtcggttatggtgttttatcaaagcaacagaaaccctaaggcagggtttctcaccaaGCCTGACTCACAAGCTaggctcactggctggccagtaaaCATCTGGGATCTGCCTATTTCCATGCCCCCATCCTTAGGGGTTAGAGGCATGTGTTGCCTTGCTCAGCTTTCTAAGTGGGTATTGGTAATCTGAATTGAGGTCCTCTTGCCATGTGGTGGGCACCTGAGCCACTGGGACATCTCCCAGGTCCTTGCTCTTCCATCTCCATTACCAAACTTAGGAGATCTTCTACTCCCATCCGTCTCCCTCCTCAGTACCTACCTGGTTCCGGAACTCAGGTGTTCATTGGGATGAATTGGGAGGTCACTGGTCTCTGCTGAACAACTAGTGCCAGATGTGTAACTTCGGGGAGCACAGTTTTCAAGAAGTGTCTTTACTTTGGGATCAACGTGATGGGACTTTGCACAGTTAGAGTTGACATTACATAATTTCTTTGTCTCAACTACCAAATTGGTCCTAGCAGATTGACTGAATTTGTTCCCAGATCTTCTGGGGCTTCTGACCTTTGAAATTCGGTTGCCCTGCTCTTGGAAGTCCATCTCCTCCCTCACTCTTGAGGAGGAGGGCCTTGCCCCTCCCAGGTCCTATCCTACCACTACCAACCCTCGTTGAAGTCCCCCATACACCTTCTCAATTGTCCAACCCTCCCATCTCTCAGGCACTATCACCAGCTAGCCCCAGCAGGGTAAAACCCACAGAAGCCTCATGGGCCCACCACTGTACCCTATTCTTCAGATTGGCATCAAATGTTTCCTGCACAATGGTCTCATGGAATGTCACAGAAGTTTCTCTAGTGATTTGGTGTCTCTATGGTGAGGGGCGAGACTGCAGCTTCTGTTGAGCCTGAGACCTCATGGGACATCAGGCCATGTGTCAGTTGGTAGTGGGAATGGCTGGGGCTCAGAAGAACCACTTTTTTAGAAATGACTACCTTGAGGAGAGAGGGGGTCTGGTGAGAGATTGCCTGTGGCAGgaggtgtaacatgagggcctgctttgttggggtttctgtcctgccctgttcccacagccggcaaggtcccaaagaaaatcacacagaggtctatattaatgataaactgattggcccattagctcagtcttctaactcttataatttatatcaacccattattcttttttttttttttttttttggttttttgagacagggtttctctgtagctttggtgcctgtcccggaactagctcttgtagaccaggctggcctcgaactcagagatccgcctgcctctgcctcccaagtgctgggattaaaggcgtgcgccaccaccgcccggcttcaacccattattcttatctatgctagccacatggctaggtacctttttcagtgaggcaggtcacatcctgcttcttctgtggtctggacaggactggggaggaatgggcttcctcctccccagaattctcctgttctcattgccccatctttacttcctgtctggttgtcccacctatacttcctgcctggccaatcagcatttatttaaacatgattgacagaatacagacaattctcccgcaccaaggAGGAAGGTTAGAGCTGAGtcagtttgagtctagcctggtctacagggctagaaGAAAGCAGGTAAGGAGGTGACAAGTGTTAGGGAGGTGCTGTTTTGTGGGTAATCAAGCAAGCTTTTGAGCCAAGAGTTTGTTGAGCATAGGGGTAGCACGTGGATATTCGGGGAGAAGGAATGAGTGCCAACTATAGGTATGGTCAGTAAATGGGTGAAAGCAGTCAGGACTGATTACAGGATCTTACCCATTTAGAGAATAACTCTGCCATAAGCCTAGATCCCTTTATCTCTTTATTGCTTCACTTGTCCTCAGTTTTCCACTCTCCTTCTCAGTCACTTCCTAaaggtttggttttatttatgtgtgtatgtgcgggCCTGCTTGTCAATAAGTATGCtttgcctgtggagaccagaagagggcatgggatcaagtacacacacacacacacacacacacacactcacacatacacacacaattttaacaaTTAAATGAATGGTAGGGGCTGAGATGGTCAGAGTGTTTACCTGGTGTGCAaagaggcctgagttcaatctccagcaccaatTAAAGcttggtgtggtagcacacattgtaatctcctggctgtcctggaactagctctgtaggccaggctggcctcaaactcaagagatctgcctacctctgcctcccaagtctgggattaaaggtgtgcgccaccaacatccatctgtccatccatccatccatttgtctctATTAATAGAACTAGAAATGTCACTT is a genomic window containing:
- the Ccdc121 gene encoding coiled-coil domain-containing protein 121, whose protein sequence is MDFQEQGNRISKVRSPRRSGNKFSQSARTNLVVETKKLCNVNSNCAKSHHVDPKVKTLLENCAPRSYTSGTSCSAETSDLPIHPNEHLSSGTRLAQSPKDSPQPSMYLTILNEFFKPERLTKLENKVKRRTVEALEKLSKNIEEAQLHQEQLLQDSRLLQQEAFYLETENNYFLKFLRKQNDQCKKKHEDLWNQYFQESGELKQRKLELASRFARQNADLQAQLLQGKNTQSLLRQQAQLLTHINEIKENQEMKMQALQKELESMKTETAIKDRQAHLQFLQRKTFLDRQLQELKWLQMGKGGTKEVKDKARALESTARKVNSEFCFSVQRAYQKLQEKLAKQVQEYHKLDSIKRQLEAWKEQLKEEQWVQGASVRGRQQLKAEREKSEL